A genomic region of Methylobacterium durans contains the following coding sequences:
- a CDS encoding hemolysin family protein: MLLLVLANGFFVASEFALVAVRRSRVAELVNERRTNAKALLWATDHLDAHLAATQLGITISSLALGWVGEPALAHLIEPALSWLPEMISAAAAHTVAVIISFVIITALHIVLGELAPKSLALQRSERTALAVIRPLGLFLLVFRPAILFLNGLGNGVLRLFGLQPGHGEGGQHSTAELNLLVEASREAGLIREAQQEAVERIFDLGERRIREIMTPRHEIEWVDLEDGPDRIREEVRACNHGQVVVSRGTVDEVVGVVRKQDLLDQLLDGGSLDLRVAAQPPIVVHEAMSVLAVLETFQRKPVQMAIVVDEYGSLEGIVTATDLLEAIAGEIPEPGDEPAVVERKDGSLLIDGMMPAEDAFKRLDLLGEPETGDFHTLAGFVISQLGHIPAVGDSVEVHGWRFEVVDMDGRRIDKVLAHPLI, translated from the coding sequence GTGCTCCTGCTCGTGCTCGCAAATGGGTTCTTCGTGGCCTCCGAGTTCGCCCTCGTGGCCGTCCGCAGGAGCCGTGTCGCCGAACTCGTCAACGAGCGGCGGACGAACGCCAAGGCCCTGCTCTGGGCCACCGACCACCTCGACGCACACCTCGCCGCGACCCAGCTCGGCATCACCATCTCGTCCCTGGCGCTGGGCTGGGTGGGCGAGCCGGCCCTCGCCCACCTGATCGAGCCGGCCCTGTCGTGGCTGCCGGAGATGATCTCCGCGGCCGCCGCCCACACCGTCGCGGTGATCATCTCCTTCGTCATCATCACGGCGCTGCACATCGTGCTCGGCGAGCTCGCGCCGAAGAGCCTCGCGCTCCAGCGCAGCGAGCGCACGGCGCTCGCCGTCATTCGGCCGCTCGGCCTGTTCCTGCTGGTCTTCCGCCCCGCCATCCTGTTCCTGAACGGGCTCGGCAACGGCGTGCTGCGCCTGTTCGGCTTGCAGCCGGGCCACGGCGAGGGCGGTCAGCACTCGACGGCCGAGCTGAACCTCCTCGTCGAGGCGAGCCGCGAGGCCGGGCTGATCCGCGAGGCGCAGCAGGAGGCGGTCGAGCGCATCTTCGACCTCGGCGAGCGCCGCATCCGCGAGATCATGACGCCGCGCCACGAGATCGAGTGGGTCGACCTTGAGGATGGGCCGGATCGCATCCGAGAAGAAGTGCGAGCCTGCAACCATGGGCAGGTCGTCGTCAGCCGGGGCACCGTCGACGAGGTCGTCGGCGTCGTGCGCAAGCAGGATCTGCTCGACCAGTTGCTCGACGGGGGCTCGTTGGACCTGCGCGTCGCCGCGCAGCCGCCCATCGTGGTGCACGAGGCCATGTCTGTGCTGGCCGTGCTGGAGACCTTCCAGAGGAAGCCGGTGCAGATGGCCATCGTGGTCGATGAATACGGCAGCCTGGAGGGCATCGTCACGGCCACCGACCTGTTGGAGGCCATCGCGGGCGAGATCCCGGAGCCGGGCGACGAACCGGCCGTGGTCGAGCGGAAGGACGGCTCGTTACTGATCGACGGCATGATGCCCGCCGAGGACGCGTTCAAACGCCTCGATCTGCTCGGCGAGCCAGAGACGGGCGACTTCCACACGCTGGCGGGCTTCGTCATCTCTCAACTCGGCCACATCCCGGCGGTGGGCGACAGCGTCGAGGTGCATGGCTGGCGCTTCGAGGTCGTCGACATGGACGGCCGGCGCATCGACAAGGTGCTGGCCCACCCCCTGATCTGA
- a CDS encoding alpha/beta fold hydrolase: MATMDPFLSGFELRDIDAGAVGIRAAIGGSGPPLLLLHGHPQTHATWHAVAPRLAERFSVVAMDLRGYGDSDKPGGGEGHANYSKRAMAADAVAVMRRLGHERFAVVGHDRGGRVAHRMTLDHPAAVTRLAVFDIAPTATMYARTDRAFATAYFWWFFLIQPEPLPERLIGADPEFFLRTHIEGQSKTPGVPGPGLFAEYLRVYRDPATRHAICEDYRAAATIDLEHDAADADRQVEVPLLALWGAKGTVGRTYDVLATWREKATDVRGHALDCGHTLQEERPDLVLAALGDFLC; the protein is encoded by the coding sequence ATGGCGACGATGGACCCGTTCCTCTCGGGCTTCGAGCTCCGCGACATCGACGCCGGCGCGGTCGGCATCCGCGCCGCGATCGGCGGCTCGGGCCCACCCCTGCTGCTTCTGCACGGACACCCGCAGACCCACGCGACTTGGCACGCGGTCGCCCCCCGTTTGGCCGAGCGGTTCAGCGTGGTGGCCATGGACCTGCGCGGCTACGGCGATTCCGACAAGCCCGGGGGAGGCGAGGGGCACGCCAATTATTCGAAGCGTGCCATGGCAGCCGACGCGGTCGCCGTGATGCGCAGACTCGGGCACGAGCGCTTCGCCGTCGTCGGGCACGATCGCGGCGGGCGTGTCGCCCATCGCATGACCCTCGACCATCCCGCGGCCGTGACGCGCCTCGCCGTGTTCGACATCGCGCCGACCGCCACCATGTACGCGCGCACCGACAGGGCCTTCGCGACGGCCTATTTCTGGTGGTTCTTTCTGATCCAGCCCGAGCCGCTACCGGAGCGCCTGATCGGCGCCGACCCGGAATTCTTCCTGCGAACGCATATCGAGGGGCAGTCGAAGACGCCCGGCGTGCCGGGACCCGGCCTCTTCGCCGAATATCTGCGGGTCTACCGCGATCCGGCGACACGCCACGCCATCTGCGAGGATTACCGGGCCGCGGCCACCATCGACCTGGAGCATGACGCCGCCGATGCGGACCGCCAGGTCGAGGTCCCGCTCCTGGCGCTCTGGGGCGCGAAGGGCACGGTCGGCCGAACCTACGACGTGTTGGCGACGTGGCGTGAGAAGGCCACCGATGTGCGCGGTCACGCCCTCGATTGCGGCCATACCCTGCAGGAGGAGCGCCCGGACCTCGTTCTCGCCGCCCTCGGCGACTTTCTCTGCTGA
- the leuC gene encoding 3-isopropylmalate dehydratase large subunit, with protein sequence MSPRTLYDKLIDSHTVTRLDDRAGPGAEVLLYIDRTILNEYTSPQAFSGLREAKRPVWRPDASLMVVDHVNPTAPNRNAEMPDAGGANQVRYFGENSRDFGIELLDVLHPLQGIEHVVAPELGFILPGMIVAAGDSHTTTYGALGALGFGIGTSDIEHYLATQTLRYRRMRTLRVTLDGTLPPGVTAKDLVMALIARIGAAGATGYAVEFAGDGLAALPVEGRMTICNMAVEAGARGVIMAPDQAVLDYVADKPRAPKGGLWDEAVRFWSTLRTDPDAVFDREVHLDAAEIEPLVTWGISPDQAVPIGGRVPDPSSEPDAARRRDMQRALAYMDLAPGTALAEVPIQRAFIGSCTNARLSDLREAAKVVRGRHVAAGVRGMVVPGSSSVRRAAEAEGLDRVFIEAGFEWRQSGCSLCLAMNDDVLEPGERCASSTNRNFEGRQGAGGRTHLMSPAMVAAAAIAGRLTDVRRLAREN encoded by the coding sequence ATGTCGCCCCGCACCCTCTACGACAAGCTGATCGACAGCCACACGGTCACCCGCCTCGACGATCGCGCCGGTCCGGGCGCCGAGGTGCTGCTCTACATCGATCGCACCATCCTCAACGAGTATACCAGCCCGCAGGCCTTCAGCGGGCTCCGCGAGGCCAAGCGCCCCGTCTGGCGGCCGGACGCGTCACTGATGGTCGTCGACCACGTCAACCCGACAGCGCCGAACCGGAACGCCGAGATGCCGGATGCGGGCGGCGCCAACCAAGTGCGCTACTTCGGCGAGAACAGTCGCGACTTCGGCATCGAGCTTTTGGACGTGCTGCACCCGCTGCAGGGCATCGAGCACGTCGTCGCGCCCGAACTCGGCTTCATCCTGCCCGGCATGATCGTGGCCGCGGGCGACAGCCACACCACCACCTACGGCGCGCTCGGCGCCCTCGGCTTCGGCATCGGCACCTCGGACATCGAGCACTACCTCGCCACCCAGACGCTCCGGTACCGCCGCATGCGCACCCTGCGCGTGACCCTCGACGGCACGCTGCCGCCGGGCGTGACGGCGAAGGATCTGGTGATGGCCCTGATCGCCAGGATCGGCGCCGCCGGCGCGACGGGCTACGCGGTGGAGTTCGCCGGCGACGGCCTCGCCGCCCTCCCGGTCGAGGGCCGGATGACCATCTGCAACATGGCTGTCGAAGCGGGTGCGCGCGGCGTCATCATGGCACCCGACCAAGCGGTGCTCGACTACGTCGCCGACAAGCCGCGGGCACCGAAGGGCGGTCTCTGGGACGAAGCGGTCCGGTTCTGGTCGACCCTGCGCACCGATCCCGATGCCGTGTTCGACCGTGAAGTGCACCTGGATGCGGCCGAGATCGAGCCTCTCGTGACCTGGGGCATCAGCCCCGACCAGGCCGTGCCGATCGGCGGCCGGGTCCCCGATCCGTCGTCCGAGCCCGATGCGGCCCGGCGAAGGGACATGCAGCGCGCGCTCGCCTACATGGATCTGGCGCCCGGGACCGCGCTTGCGGAGGTGCCGATCCAGCGCGCCTTCATCGGCTCCTGCACCAACGCCCGGCTCTCCGACCTGCGCGAGGCGGCCAAGGTGGTGCGTGGCCGGCACGTCGCCGCGGGCGTCCGCGGCATGGTGGTGCCCGGCTCCTCCAGCGTGCGGCGCGCCGCCGAGGCCGAGGGCCTGGACCGCGTGTTCATCGAGGCCGGCTTCGAGTGGCGCCAGTCCGGCTGCTCGCTGTGCCTCGCCATGAACGACGACGTCCTGGAGCCGGGCGAGCGCTGCGCGTCGAGCACGAACCGCAACTTCGAGGGCCGCCAGGGCGCCGGCGGCCGCACCCACCTGATGAGCCCCGCGATGGTCGCGGCGGCGGCGATCGCCGGGCGCCTGACCGACGTTCGCCGCCTCGCCCGGGAGAACTGA
- a CDS encoding 2OG-Fe(II) oxygenase, whose protein sequence is MNAKTDQARAYVQLLPGDPAPWFHQRSSGNPRYAFDTVAGRYVVLCFYGSAGDAQAQRAMTAVAANRQHFDDQRASFFGVSIDPADEAQQRVRESIPGIRFFWDFDTVVSRLYGAAPKAPAQDGATTSRRFWIVLDPALRVLRIFPLDAHAALFAYLDQLPPVGHSAGFEVQAPVLVLPNVFEPELCRHLIDLYEQQGGFQSGFMREVDGRTVEVHDRSHKVRKDLMIEDEGLTKQLQARFLRRVIPQIEKVHCFKPTRMERYLVACYSAEDGGHFRAHRDNTTTGTAHRRFAVSINLNAEFEGGEVSFPEYGPRSFKPPPGGAVVFSCSLLHAVSRVTAGRRYAFLPFLYDEAAAKIREANAAKLAGGSAYRATA, encoded by the coding sequence ATGAACGCCAAAACTGATCAGGCGCGAGCGTACGTGCAGCTTCTGCCAGGCGATCCTGCACCCTGGTTTCATCAGCGCTCATCGGGCAATCCGCGCTACGCGTTCGACACGGTCGCCGGTCGCTACGTGGTGCTCTGCTTCTACGGATCCGCCGGCGATGCGCAGGCGCAGCGGGCCATGACGGCCGTCGCAGCCAATCGCCAGCATTTCGATGATCAGCGGGCGAGCTTCTTCGGCGTCAGCATCGATCCGGCCGACGAAGCGCAGCAGCGGGTTCGGGAGAGCATTCCCGGCATCCGCTTCTTCTGGGACTTCGACACTGTCGTGAGCCGCCTGTACGGCGCTGCGCCGAAAGCGCCTGCGCAGGATGGGGCGACGACCTCAAGGCGCTTCTGGATAGTGCTCGATCCGGCCCTGCGCGTTCTCAGGATCTTCCCGCTCGACGCGCACGCGGCGCTGTTCGCCTACCTTGATCAGCTGCCGCCGGTCGGACACTCGGCCGGCTTCGAGGTTCAGGCACCCGTCCTCGTGCTGCCGAACGTGTTCGAGCCCGAACTCTGCCGGCACCTGATCGACCTCTACGAGCAGCAAGGTGGCTTCCAGAGCGGCTTCATGCGCGAGGTCGACGGCAGGACCGTCGAAGTGCACGATCGCAGCCACAAGGTCCGCAAGGACCTCATGATCGAGGACGAAGGGCTCACCAAGCAGTTGCAGGCGCGCTTCCTGCGCCGGGTCATCCCGCAGATCGAGAAGGTGCACTGCTTCAAGCCGACCCGCATGGAGCGCTACCTCGTCGCCTGCTATTCGGCCGAGGACGGCGGCCACTTCCGGGCGCACCGGGACAATACGACGACCGGCACGGCGCACCGCCGGTTCGCGGTCTCGATCAACCTGAACGCGGAGTTCGAGGGGGGCGAGGTCAGCTTCCCGGAATACGGGCCGCGCAGCTTCAAGCCACCGCCAGGCGGTGCCGTGGTGTTTTCCTGCTCGCTCCTGCACGCGGTCTCGCGCGTCACGGCAGGGCGCCGCTACGCCTTCCTGCCGTTCCTCTACGATGAGGCCGCGGCCAAGATCCGCGAGGCCAATGCCGCCAAGCTCGCGGGCGGCAGCGCCTATCGGGCGACGGCATAG
- a CDS encoding LysR family transcriptional regulator, whose product MDAAWLEDFLALVDLGHFSRAAEQRCITQPAFSRRVRALEEWVGAPLFTRDVLPVTLTPAGERFRPVAEETLRRLFQGREAAREAGRMAAETVRFASTQTLSVSFFPNWLRTLESFESVQGTIQLTAAHMAACEQMMLRGEAQFLLCHDHPATTHMLASDQFRSVHLGTDVLLPVSVPRPDGAGPLFALPGAPETPLPLLSYTGESGLGRIVARARVLERSEARVRPVFASHLTSVLVAMARDARGIAWAPLSVVADDLERGRLVRAAGAENDIPIEIRLYRPRARQSPAAERLWALVAGRDWDVPAGDSVEESGPCALASKDTGPL is encoded by the coding sequence ATGGACGCCGCCTGGCTCGAAGACTTCCTGGCGCTGGTCGACCTGGGGCACTTCTCGCGCGCGGCGGAGCAGCGCTGCATCACCCAACCCGCCTTCAGCCGACGCGTCCGTGCCCTCGAGGAATGGGTCGGCGCCCCGCTGTTCACGCGCGACGTCCTGCCCGTCACGCTGACGCCCGCGGGCGAACGCTTCCGGCCGGTGGCCGAGGAGACGCTTCGGCGCCTCTTCCAGGGGCGTGAGGCGGCGCGCGAGGCGGGTCGCATGGCGGCCGAAACCGTTCGGTTCGCCTCGACGCAGACGCTCTCCGTCAGCTTCTTCCCGAACTGGCTGAGGACGTTGGAGAGCTTCGAGAGCGTTCAGGGGACCATCCAGCTGACCGCCGCCCACATGGCCGCCTGCGAGCAGATGATGCTGCGCGGCGAGGCGCAGTTCCTGCTCTGCCACGACCATCCGGCCACCACGCACATGCTGGCCTCGGACCAGTTTCGCTCGGTCCATCTCGGAACCGACGTCCTGCTTCCGGTGAGCGTCCCCCGCCCGGACGGGGCGGGGCCGCTCTTTGCCCTGCCGGGAGCACCGGAGACGCCGCTGCCGTTGCTGTCCTACACCGGAGAGTCCGGGCTCGGTCGCATCGTCGCGCGCGCGCGGGTGCTGGAGCGGAGCGAGGCCAGGGTGAGGCCGGTCTTCGCCTCGCATCTCACCTCGGTGCTCGTCGCCATGGCGCGTGACGCCCGCGGCATCGCATGGGCGCCCTTGAGCGTGGTGGCCGACGACCTCGAGCGCGGACGGCTGGTGCGTGCTGCCGGTGCCGAGAACGACATCCCGATCGAGATCCGCCTCTACCGCCCCCGCGCACGCCAAAGCCCGGCCGCGGAGCGCCTGTGGGCGCTCGTGGCCGGCCGTGACTGGGATGTGCCGGCCGGGGATAGCGTCGAGGAATCAGGCCCGTGCGCGCTGGCTTCGAAGGACACGGGTCCGCTCTAG
- the leuD gene encoding 3-isopropylmalate dehydratase small subunit yields the protein MQPFETVTGPALPLPAANVDTDVIMPKQFLKGIDRSGLARGALHDLRFDAQGTPRTDFALNRPEWAEARFLVVGPNFGCGSSREHAVWGLLQLGIRAIIGTSFAGIFADNAANNGLLLVSLDPEPVSVLTALAADPERNRLTIDLPGQAILAADATRVDFEIPATRKDALIRGLDAIGTTLDQAAAIRAFEERYHAAHPWLVR from the coding sequence ATGCAGCCCTTCGAGACCGTCACCGGCCCGGCCCTGCCCCTCCCGGCCGCCAACGTCGACACCGACGTGATAATGCCCAAGCAATTCCTGAAAGGCATCGACCGCAGCGGGCTCGCCCGGGGGGCGCTCCACGACCTGCGCTTCGACGCGCAGGGCACGCCGCGCACCGATTTCGCGCTCAACCGACCGGAATGGGCGGAGGCGCGCTTCCTCGTGGTCGGCCCGAATTTCGGCTGCGGCTCTTCGCGCGAGCACGCCGTCTGGGGCCTGCTACAGCTCGGCATCCGCGCCATCATCGGCACGAGCTTCGCCGGCATCTTCGCCGACAACGCCGCCAACAACGGGCTCCTCCTGGTCAGCCTCGACCCCGAGCCGGTGAGCGTCCTCACGGCCCTGGCCGCCGATCCGGAGCGGAACCGCCTCACCATCGACCTGCCGGGACAGGCCATCCTCGCGGCGGATGCCACGCGCGTGGACTTCGAGATCCCGGCGACGCGCAAGGACGCCCTCATCCGTGGGCTCGACGCCATCGGGACGACGCTCGACCAAGCCGCCGCGATTCGCGCCTTCGAGGAGCGGTACCACGCCGCCCACCCCTGGCTCGTGCGCTGA
- a CDS encoding hybrid sensor histidine kinase/response regulator, with product MVTSPEKPKTNGPHTPVTGSGPSGVEDVHHDIFFAAVETTRMPMIVTDPHQPDNPIIFVNRAFERMTGYTRQELIGTNCRFLQGPETDRETVDEVRSAIAEHREFATEILNYRKDGSSFWNALFVSPVFNRSGDLVYFFGSQLDVSRRRDAEESLHQAQKMESLGQLTGGIAHDFNNLLQVISGHNEVMLALIDHPDIDVGRLRRAGEAVRDASERAAKLTHQLLAFSRKQRLEGRLLNLNGLVQSMSDMAERSLGDHVVLRQDLAPDLWNTRIDPTQAEVALLNVLLNARDAMTGGGTVTVKTENLLIEDEDAALYKTVGPGAYVVISVTDTGSGMAPEILTRVMEPFFTTKADGKGTGLGLAMVYGFAKQSGGSVKIYSEVGHGTTVRLLFPASDQKIEDERKASQRAADRHGTETVLVVDDRPDVAATAGIILEDFGYRVTVVDGPKAALEVLDGEARIDLLFTDLIMPGGMNGVMLARAARERQPKIRVLLTTGYAEASLERTDAGGTEFEVINKPYKRMELARRVRRVLDGPTGVG from the coding sequence ATGGTCACGTCGCCCGAGAAGCCCAAGACGAACGGGCCGCACACGCCCGTCACCGGCAGCGGCCCGTCCGGCGTCGAGGATGTCCATCACGACATCTTCTTCGCGGCCGTCGAGACGACGCGCATGCCGATGATCGTCACCGACCCGCACCAGCCGGACAACCCGATCATCTTCGTCAACCGCGCCTTCGAGCGCATGACCGGCTACACGCGCCAGGAACTCATCGGCACGAATTGCCGCTTCCTTCAGGGGCCGGAGACCGACCGCGAGACCGTGGACGAGGTGCGGTCGGCCATCGCCGAGCACCGGGAATTCGCCACCGAGATCCTGAACTACCGCAAGGACGGCTCCTCGTTCTGGAACGCCCTGTTCGTCTCGCCGGTGTTCAACCGCTCGGGAGATCTCGTCTACTTCTTCGGCTCGCAGCTCGACGTCTCGCGCCGCCGCGACGCGGAGGAGAGCCTGCACCAAGCGCAGAAGATGGAGAGCCTGGGCCAGCTCACCGGCGGCATCGCGCACGATTTCAACAACCTGCTGCAGGTCATCTCCGGCCACAACGAGGTGATGCTCGCGCTGATCGACCATCCCGACATCGATGTCGGCCGCCTGCGGCGGGCGGGCGAGGCGGTGCGCGACGCCTCCGAGCGGGCCGCGAAGCTGACCCATCAGCTCCTCGCCTTCTCGCGCAAGCAGCGGCTCGAAGGGCGCCTCCTGAACCTCAACGGCCTCGTCCAGAGCATGAGCGACATGGCCGAGCGGTCGCTCGGGGATCACGTCGTGCTGCGCCAGGATCTCGCCCCGGACCTCTGGAACACCCGCATCGACCCGACCCAGGCCGAGGTGGCGCTCCTCAACGTCCTCCTGAACGCCCGCGATGCCATGACCGGCGGCGGCACCGTGACGGTGAAGACCGAGAACCTGCTGATCGAGGATGAGGACGCCGCCCTCTACAAGACGGTCGGTCCGGGCGCCTACGTGGTCATCTCGGTGACCGACACCGGCAGCGGCATGGCGCCGGAGATCCTGACGCGGGTCATGGAGCCCTTCTTCACCACGAAGGCGGATGGCAAAGGGACCGGGCTCGGGCTGGCGATGGTGTACGGCTTCGCCAAGCAGTCGGGCGGCTCGGTGAAGATCTACTCCGAGGTCGGCCACGGCACGACCGTCCGCCTGCTCTTCCCGGCCTCCGACCAGAAGATAGAGGACGAGCGCAAGGCGTCGCAGCGTGCCGCCGACCGGCACGGGACCGAGACCGTGCTGGTGGTGGACGACCGGCCCGACGTGGCGGCGACGGCCGGCATCATTCTGGAGGATTTCGGCTACAGGGTCACCGTGGTCGACGGCCCGAAGGCGGCGCTCGAGGTGCTCGACGGCGAGGCGCGGATCGACCTCCTGTTCACCGACCTGATCATGCCGGGGGGCATGAACGGGGTGATGCTGGCGCGGGCCGCGCGCGAGCGGCAGCCGAAGATCAGGGTGCTGCTGACCACGGGCTACGCGGAGGCGTCCCTGGAGCGCACCGATGCGGGCGGCACCGAGTTCGAGGTGATCAACAAGCCCTACAAGCGCATGGAGCTGGCCCGGCGCGTCCGACGGGTCCTCGATGGCCCGACGGGCGTGGGCTGA
- a CDS encoding carboxymuconolactone decarboxylase family protein translates to MKRLPIAVALVLSPLTARSEDRLPTIPPSQYTAEQQQAASAFEAARKTPVFGPFEPLMHSPDVMTLARSMGDYLRYKPRIGTTLSELAILVVARHWTQDYEWYVHAPIAQKVGIRPEIIAAIRDGRRPEDMSADESLVYDFVSELQVNKAVSDATFARAEERFGKPGIVDLAAICGYYTLLAMELNTARYGLPKDGTPLPRLPQ, encoded by the coding sequence ATGAAGCGCCTTCCAATCGCGGTGGCCCTGGTTCTGTCGCCGCTCACGGCCCGCAGTGAGGACCGGCTGCCGACCATTCCGCCGAGCCAGTACACCGCCGAGCAGCAACAGGCCGCCTCGGCTTTCGAGGCGGCCCGCAAGACGCCGGTCTTCGGTCCGTTCGAGCCGCTGATGCACTCGCCCGACGTGATGACGCTGGCCCGCTCGATGGGCGACTACCTCCGCTACAAGCCCAGGATCGGCACCACCCTCTCGGAGCTCGCGATCCTGGTCGTCGCACGACACTGGACGCAGGATTACGAATGGTATGTCCACGCGCCGATCGCGCAGAAGGTCGGGATCAGGCCGGAAATCATCGCGGCGATCCGCGATGGGCGGCGGCCGGAGGACATGAGCGCGGACGAGAGCTTGGTCTACGACTTCGTCAGTGAGTTGCAGGTCAACAAGGCGGTCTCGGACGCGACCTTCGCCAGGGCCGAGGAGCGGTTCGGCAAGCCGGGGATCGTCGATCTGGCCGCGATCTGCGGCTACTACACGCTCCTCGCGATGGAGCTGAATACGGCGCGGTACGGCTTGCCGAAGGACGGCACACCTCTGCCGCGACTGCCCCAGTGA
- a CDS encoding dicarboxylate/amino acid:cation symporter: MQRVAQAQAKPLYRSLYVQVVAGILLGVAVGYAAPSFGVDMKPLGDVFIKMIKMVIGLVIFCTVVAGISGMSDMKKMGRLGGKALLYFEVLSTLALVIGVVVGNLVRPGAGMNADPSKLDAGAVAKYAGAAKEHGTVDFLMGIVPNTVFDALTKGEILPVVFIAVLFGYVLSKMGDAGRPLRDLVDAASHWIFGVINVLMRFAPFGAFGAMAYTIGKFGLGSLGQLVGLIGTFYLTGAIFVFGVLGLVSLWAGFSLFKLLRYLKEELLITLGASSSDAALPSLMEKLEHLGCSKSVVGLVVPTGYIFNADGTCIYMTLAALFVAQATNIDLTLTQQLAIFGVSLLTSKGASGITGAGFIALVGTLSVVPAIPLAGMALILGIDRFMSEGRAIVNIIGNAVAAVVMAKIEGELDMDRMRDVLAGRLVEEYPVGGDAEAAPRSVLAAPATA, encoded by the coding sequence GTGCAGAGGGTTGCCCAAGCGCAAGCGAAACCGCTCTACAGGAGCCTCTACGTCCAGGTCGTCGCCGGCATCCTGCTCGGCGTCGCGGTCGGGTACGCCGCGCCGAGCTTCGGCGTCGACATGAAGCCGCTGGGCGACGTCTTCATCAAGATGATCAAGATGGTCATCGGCCTCGTCATCTTCTGCACCGTCGTCGCCGGCATCAGCGGCATGAGCGACATGAAGAAGATGGGCCGGCTCGGCGGCAAGGCGCTGCTCTACTTCGAGGTGCTCTCGACCCTCGCCCTCGTCATCGGCGTCGTGGTCGGCAACCTCGTGCGGCCGGGCGCCGGCATGAACGCCGACCCGAGCAAGCTCGATGCGGGGGCGGTCGCCAAATACGCCGGCGCCGCCAAGGAGCATGGCACCGTCGACTTCCTGATGGGCATCGTGCCCAACACGGTCTTCGACGCCCTCACGAAGGGCGAGATCCTGCCCGTCGTGTTCATCGCCGTGCTGTTCGGCTACGTCCTGTCCAAGATGGGCGATGCCGGCCGGCCCCTGCGCGACCTCGTCGACGCCGCCTCGCACTGGATCTTCGGCGTCATCAACGTGCTGATGCGGTTCGCGCCCTTCGGCGCCTTCGGCGCCATGGCCTACACGATCGGCAAGTTCGGTCTCGGCTCGCTCGGGCAGCTCGTCGGCCTGATCGGCACCTTCTACCTGACCGGCGCGATCTTCGTGTTCGGCGTGCTCGGCCTCGTCTCGCTCTGGGCCGGGTTCAGCCTGTTCAAGCTGCTGCGCTACCTCAAGGAGGAGCTGCTCATCACCCTCGGCGCCAGCTCGTCGGACGCAGCGCTGCCCTCGCTGATGGAGAAGCTGGAGCATCTCGGCTGCTCGAAATCGGTCGTCGGGCTCGTCGTGCCGACCGGCTACATCTTCAACGCCGACGGCACCTGCATCTACATGACGCTGGCCGCCCTCTTCGTGGCGCAGGCGACCAACATCGATCTCACCCTGACGCAGCAGCTCGCGATCTTCGGCGTGTCCCTGCTGACCTCGAAGGGCGCCTCCGGCATCACGGGAGCCGGCTTCATCGCCCTCGTCGGCACGCTCTCGGTCGTCCCCGCCATCCCGCTCGCCGGCATGGCGCTGATCCTCGGCATCGACCGTTTCATGAGCGAGGGCCGGGCGATCGTGAACATCATCGGCAACGCGGTGGCCGCCGTCGTGATGGCGAAGATCGAGGGCGAGCTCGACATGGACCGGATGCGCGACGTGCTCGCCGGCCGGCTGGTGGAGGAGTACCCGGTCGGCGGCGACGCCGAGGCGGCGCCCCGTAGCGTCTTGGCGGCTCCCGCGACGGCCTGA